Sequence from the Deinococcus radiotolerans genome:
GACATTCTGTCCTCCAGTGTGGATCACACTGAACTTACCCTCCACCAAACTCTATCCAGTTCAGTCTTGCTCTTGCCCAGCAGCGTCCAGACGTTGATCAGGACGCTGCTGCCCGCCGTGATCCAGGCGAGGATCTCACCGGGTGTCACTGGCCCCTCCAGCGCGCTTTCAGGTCGATGGCGGTCCAGGCGCAGTGCAGCAGAAGCGGTATGGCGATCACGGTCATGACGTTCGGGCCAAGCGTGAGGTACGCGGCGGCCACGGTCGCCAGGAGGGGGAAGGCGAGCAGCATGCCGACCATGGCCCACTTCGGCGAGTGGCTGCAGAGCAGCAGCGTGCCGATCACGCCGAACAGGCCCGCCAGGATAAAGGGGCTCAGGTGGAGCCCGCCCCACCCGTCCAGAATCCACAGGCTGGGCTTCTAGACGGGCCACGCGGTGAACAGGGCGAGGACCACCAGGATCTGGCCGGTCAGGACCTGCGTCCGGTACCGGCGCGGCAAACGGTTCACCACCATGCGGGGGCTCCTTCGAGAGGGACGGTGTTCCAGACGTTCGGCGCGGCGCGGTCCTGAACCTTCGCCCCCGGGAACACCCAGTACGAGACTTTCCGGGGGTACCCGGCGCCGAGGCGGAAGTATCCGACCGGTGGGATGCGGCCGCCGCCACGCGTGAAGATCCGCGCCAGGCGCTCCTCGCCGTACGGGCAGGTGTCGGGCACGCGGATCTCCAGGCGGTACTGGCCCAGGGCGCTGCGCCCACCGATCAGGCGGGCCTGCACGGTGCAGGCGGTAGGGGGCGTGCGGGCCGCCATGGAGGCGGCCTCGGTGAGGAGCAGGACGGTGAGGGTGAGGGTGCGCAAGGGGGCCTCGAGCTCGGCGAATGACGAAGCCCGCCCCGGTGCCAGGTGGCCGGGGCGGGCAGCGGGGTGAGGGTTACCAGCTCAGGGGGATATCGGTGGCGGCCGGGGCCTGCGCACAGCAGGGGGCGATGCGGTCGGCCCAGTGATCCAGGCCGCTGCTGAGGAAGGCGAGGCCGAGCACGACCGTCTCGGCACTTTCGATGGTGGTTTGCAGGGGTAAGGGAACCTCCGAGCGTGGCGGAATAGAAACCGCCCCGGGTCTGGGGACCGGGGCGGCTGCGGGTGGTAACGGGTTATCGGGGGGTGAAGTCGTACCGGTGCCGTTGGAGCGACTGCAGGCAGATGAGCCCGGCATGGAGGGCAACGGTCAGAATGATACCCAGGACGAGCGTGGGGATGGGCGCCTGGAGCGCGATGAGCAGCAGGAGGGTGACCGCAGCGCTGATCACCAGGTGGACAAGGCGTTTGCGGAGACTAATCAGGCAGCAACGCTGCTCATACGTTGTCTGAGGCATAGTTCACATTATTTTATAAACTCTTAACAATTGCTGACATGAGCCTCCCGACCAGACCATGGGAACCGCCCCAGGGCCGGGCGGCTAGGGCGGGGTCTGGTGGACGGCGCGTGGGTCGGATTGCGAGAACTCGCCCCGCACCCGAACGCCGCGACCCTGGGGAGAGTAGCGGCGTTCACTGCTGCACCTGTGGCGCGCTGCTGGAGCGGTGATCACCTCACAGCACAGCCGCCCCGGTCTGAGGCGGCTGGTCAGTGTGTGGGGTGTTCAGACCGCGTTAGAGCGCACCGCGGTCTGGAACTCCTGATATTCCTCTGGACTGACCGGTGGTGTTTCGCGTCTGGCAGTGATGCGGATAAAGGTGTAGATGAGGCCCAGGATGAGCGCGCAGATAGTCAGAATCACGGTGACCTCCAGTCCCTAAGATTAAGGTTTGTTCATAATAGTAGCTTGTATCGTCTGACAGACGCATGACGGATGACATTTGAATGAGCTGACACAGCGGAGAGCTGACTTGCCCGCCTGGTCCAGATCCAGAGCGGCACGAGGAATGGGAATCGCCCCAGGACCGGAGAGGCTGGGACAGTGCTGTGCTGGGACGCCGAGTGGCTGGGGGTGATCACGTCCAATGCAAGACCCTGCCGGAGCGGGGTCGATAACGAGGGTGATTCTATGTGGAAGAGTTTTGAATATGATGCAGGGCGTGACTGCCCCTCCAACATGGACTTCCCGTATTCATCTCGATAAGTTAACTGGTGTTCGGTTTCTTGCGGCCATTTTAGTTGTGCTATTTCACTTCACTCCTCCAGTGCAAGAGCGTATGCCCGTTGTGCTTCAAAACCTACTCAGCAATGGTTTTGTTGGTGTTAGTTTCTTTTTCGTTCTCTCGGGGTTCATACTGACGTATAGCTATGCAACCCCATCAGGGATGCGGGGCTCGGATAGGACCTTCTGGTGGGCAAGATTTGCGCGAATATATCCGCTTTACTTGCTGGCTCTTGCTATGAAATTCCCAGTTTATTTTGTAAAAGGCGAATATTCAAGCTATTTAGATGCAGCTATAGATTTTCTTAGCTCAGTATTTTTAGTGCAAGCGTGGATTCCAACCAGTGTGGGTGGCATAAATCCTCCAGGTTGGAGCTTGTCTGCCGAGGCATTCTTCTATCTTCTGTTTCCATTTATCCTTCCCATTATTCAACGAACAAAAATAAATTTTACATCTATAATTTTCGCCCTCTGGCTTGCTTCTTTCTTACCCGTTTATTTACTACATTCGAACGGTATTATTTCAGATGAAACGGCATATTACTTGCCCCTGTTTCACTTGCCACAGTTTGTTATTGGTGTTCTGTTTGGCTGGGTCATGGTTTCATCGCCCACCGGTCACTTCGCAACAATTTCAAAAAAGATATCTTCGATCATTGCTCTCGGCATACTCATTATACTTGCTTTCACTCGGATGCCAATGTCAACCCTAAATAACGGAATATTGGCACCTTTGTTCGGCATCTTATTCATCGGCTTAGCCCAGGGGATGAGTCGCGCTTCTTGGTTGGGAAGTTCTGGCATGGTACTACTTGGCCAAGCCAGCTTCGGTATTTATATTCTCCAGATGCCAGTAGGA
This genomic interval carries:
- a CDS encoding acyltransferase family protein; its protein translation is MTAPPTWTSRIHLDKLTGVRFLAAILVVLFHFTPPVQERMPVVLQNLLSNGFVGVSFFFVLSGFILTYSYATPSGMRGSDRTFWWARFARIYPLYLLALAMKFPVYFVKGEYSSYLDAAIDFLSSVFLVQAWIPTSVGGINPPGWSLSAEAFFYLLFPFILPIIQRTKINFTSIIFALWLASFLPVYLLHSNGIISDETAYYLPLFHLPQFVIGVLFGWVMVSSPTGHFATISKKISSIIALGILIILAFTRMPMSTLNNGILAPLFGILFIGLAQGMSRASWLGSSGMVLLGQASFGIYILQMPVGSWFKYLSGLGSGELNGSQILIYIAVLIIFSILAFKFFEQPLQKLIMRIVKSRSDAEKKGTLAEH